In the genome of Mytilus edulis chromosome 3, xbMytEdul2.2, whole genome shotgun sequence, one region contains:
- the LOC139515206 gene encoding uncharacterized protein, which produces MSIEEITSFTVSGCWADDNNGMTAFQSLASTEPTTVSCLERCRNLDYNFAASKLDALGRFECYCGNYIQFTTKVPALACGFPCPITVTDACGGIKRIAVYNIQGESLPIVLPVLEPATEVSTSQVKHTTEVSTSTAVQRTTEVSTSQVKPTTEVSTSTVDPITEVFKSTVQPTTRLSTSTVEPTTFVATSTIEKLSTTSAVIDLKSIDDDKTTTVSIGSEKTSPTTTFVQSTEISTKVAELPVSTSAMSTSLKETISTHITKSSLSISTTAVETVSFSSNFKNPSISNQMQCMCPCESVSSKWNFLANMNMSIAELKIYLNDYLDELKQNLTIDKTKTSDYINTKISAPDDRKSSVSIGLFGLFLVGIPIAFILYSDAMRFAMQIQKRKL; this is translated from the exons ATGTCGATAGAAGAAATAACCA GCTTTACAGTTTCGGGATGTTGGGCAGATGATAACAATGGTATGACAGCCTTTCAAAGTTTAGCTAGTACTGAACCAACGACTGTTTCCTGCTTGGAAAGATGCAGGAATTTGGATTACAACTTTGCTGCATCAAAACTTGATGCATTG ggTAGATTTGAGTGCTACTGTGGAAATTATATACAGTTTACAACAAAAGTTCCTGCCTTGGCATGTGGATTTCCATGTCCAATTACCGTGACTGATGCATGTGGAGGAATTAAAAGAATCGCTGTTTATAATATAC AAGGCGAATCTTTGCCCATAGTTCTTCCTGTACTAGAACCCGCAACAGAAGTGTCTACATCTCAAGTAAAACATACAACAGAAGTGTCTACATCTACAGCTGTACAACGTACAACAGAAGTGTCTACATCTCAAGTCAAACCCACAACAGAAGTGTCAACATCTACAGTAGACCCCATAACAGAAGTATTTAAATCTACAGTACAACCCACAACAAGACTATCTACATCTACAGTAGAACCCACAACATTCGTGGCTACATCTACAATTGAAAAGCTATCCACTACCAGTGCCGTGATTGATTTGAAGAGTATAGATGACGATAAAACAACTACTGTTTCAATAGGAAGTGAAAAAACGTCACCCACAACTACATTTGTACAGTCAACTGAAATTAGTACAAAAGTAGCTGAACTGCCAGTTTCTACATCGGCTATGTCTACTTCATTAAAGGAAACTATATCTACGCACATTACTAAGTCAAGCTTGTCAATTTCTACAACAGCAGTAGAAACGGTATCTTTTTcctcaaattttaaaaatccaagTATTTCTAATCAGATGCAATGTATGTGCCCATGTGAATCAGTTAGTTCTAAGTGGAACTTTCTTGCTAATATGAATATGTCAATTGCTGAATTGAAAATATATCTGAATGATTACTTAGATGAACTTAAACAAAATCTTACTATCGATAAGACGAAGACATCAGACTATATCAACACAAAAATATCCGCCCCAGATGATCGAAAGTCGTCAGTGTCGATTGgattatttggtctttttttagtTGGTATCCCAATAGCATTCATACTTTACAGTGATGCAATGAGATTTGCAATGCAGATTCAAAAACGCAAACTCTAA